A DNA window from Hordeum vulgare subsp. vulgare chromosome 1H, MorexV3_pseudomolecules_assembly, whole genome shotgun sequence contains the following coding sequences:
- the LOC123405786 gene encoding 4'-phosphopantetheinyl transferase HetI-like isoform X3, translating to MYEELLSPSEREYADSMKATMLRKDAVLSRALLRTTLSRYTGYKIDPRSFEFKKNKFGKPEVLWPQDDNSAEQPLHFNISHTTSLIACGIAINARIGIDIEEKKRNTTKNILSLARRYFTPSEVNYLAEISDSDAQRKEFLKLWTLKEAYVKALGMGFSGAPFSTFSIMLDTSMGIRISKASNASRSDCHLSENWLFTLAELNSSHYISVCIEDSSRSQGPEDSPAPVGLKVWKTVPFVEDTLVSGTEAVKLIA from the exons ATGTATGAAGAACTCCTGTCTCCTTCTGAAAGAGAGTATGCCGACTCTATGAAAGCAACAATGTTGCGGAAAGATGCTGTTTTGTCCCGTGCATTGCTGCGCACCACCCTCTCAAGAT ATACAGGTTATAAAATTGATCCGAGGTCATTCGAGTTTAAGAAGAACAAATTTGGCAAACCTGAG GTATTGTGGCCACAGGATGATAACTCTGCGGAGCAACCTTTGCATTTCAACATTTCACACACAACTTCTTTGATTGCCTGTGGTATTGCCATTAATGCTCGT ATTGGCATTGATATTGAAGAGAAGAAGCGAAATACAACCAAGAATATTTTATCTCTTGCTCGCCGTTACTTCACCCCTTCGGAAGTTAATTATCTAGCTGAGATTTCAGATTCAGATGCTCAGCGAAAGGAATTCCTGAAACTATGGACTCTTAAA GAAGCATATGTAAAAGCTCTTGGAATGGGTTTCTCAGGTGCTCCTTTCAGTACATTTTCGATCATGCTGGATACAAGTATGGGAATTCGGATTTCTAAG GCATCGAATGCTTCCAGGTCTGATTGCCACCTGTCCGAGAACTGGCTGTTTACACTCGCGGAGCTAAATAGCTCTCACTACATATCAGTTTGTATAGAGGACAGCTCCAGAAGTCAAG GTCCTGAAGACAGTCCAGCACCAGTAGGGTTGAAAGTATGGAAGACCGTACCGTTTGTCGAAGATACACTCGTCTCTGGAACAGAAGCTGTAAAACTTATTGCCTGA
- the LOC123405960 gene encoding uncharacterized protein LOC123405960, producing MAKLMYLCFIILTIAVVVSAGGCDGDRQDMIRECGKYQKFPAEPKLAPSDACCAVWQKANIPCLCAGVTKEKEKIWCMEKVGYVANFCKKPFPHGYKCGSYTFPPLA from the exons ATGGCGAAACTCATGTACTTATGTTTCATCATCCTCACTATTGCGGTAGTTGTGTCAGCTGGCGGATGCGACGGTGATCGACAAGACATGATCAGGGAGTGTGGTAAGTATCAGAAATTCCCAGCAGAGCCGAAGCTAGCTCCATCAGATGCGTGCTGCGCCGTGTGGCAGAAGGCAAACATCCCATGCCTTTGCGCTGGTGTCACCAAGGAGAAAGAGAAGATATGGTGTATGGAGAAGGTTGGCTACGTTGCCAATTTCTGCAAGAAGCCGTTCCCACATGGCTACAAGTGTGGAA GTTACACATTTCCTCCTCTAGCGTAG